From the genome of Papaver somniferum cultivar HN1 chromosome 2, ASM357369v1, whole genome shotgun sequence, one region includes:
- the LOC113352656 gene encoding non-structural maintenance of chromosomes element 4 homolog A-like gives MSASIPEPNFRCTRSRGEGGVNERRIKPEPGSKIRHGVESEQPETSESRNGVADRRVLRSQYLALRNKIHDQREDISDANSDRFKSIFNQVENLHQMVTKSREQVADAEALLGIANTLATSVKAQNSDGLTPNDFITCMLQNFGKQNGGMRGEQARLYFGWKDLGLDVCQIFMKVRGCNTMVGPMDVELKQRKTVSLRKRTRKPTMTERPENLNDAEEEQTTDTDRNMITMYDILKKNKRVMHDNLLLNRVSFAQTVENLFALSFLVKDGRVGIIVDSKGRHFVTPKNGPTPDQVASGVAAYNHFVLRLDFKDWKLMKDTVTIGEELMPHRTPANISSDTQGEVIGESSEGATAGNLTTPIRKLSRNRSPIKQEDSVIEDSPENVNSNLSEAAIRKGKRKLR, from the coding sequence ATGTCTGCCAGTATACCAGAACCTAATTTTCGTTGTACCAGAAGTAGAGGTGAAGGTGGGGTTAATGAACGCAGAATTAAACCGGAACCAGGAAGTAAAATAAGGCATGGAGTTGAATCAGAACAACCCGAGACTAGTGAATCTCGTAATGGTGTTGCTGATCGAAGAGTTCTACGTTCACAGTATCTTGCTTTAAGGAATAAGATACATGATCAAAGAGAAGATATTTCGGATGCCAATTCTGATAGGTTCAAATCTATATTTAACCAAGTTGAAAACTTGCATCAGATGGTTACAAAGTCGAGAGAACAAGTTGCAGATGCTGAGGCTCTATTAGGCATTGCCAACACCTTGGCGACGTCTGTTAAAGCACAGAATAGTGATGGTCTAACTCCAAATGATTTTATTACCTGCATGCTCCAAAACTTTGGGAAGCAAAATGGTGGAATGCGCGGTGAACAAGCCAGATTATATTTTGGTTGGAaggatttaggtcttgatgtatGTCAAATCTTCATGAAGGTTCGAGGATGCAATACGATGGTTGGACCTATGGATGTTGAACTCAAGCAGAGGAAAACTGTTAGTCTGAGGAAGAGGACTAGGAAACCAACTATGACTGAACGCCCTGAAAATCTTAATGACGCCGAAGAAGAGCAGACAACTGATACTGACAGAAACATGATCACTATGTATGACATcttgaagaagaataagagagTTATGCATGATAATTTACTTCTCAACAGAGTTTCTTTTGCACAGACGGTGGAGAATTTATTTGCTCTCTCGTTTTTGGTGAAAGATGGTCGAGTTGGGATAATTGTTGATTCAAAAGGTCGCCACTTTGTTACTCCAAAAAATGGACCAACACCTGACCAAGTTGCCTCAGGGGTTGCTGCGTACAACCATTTCGTTCTTCGACTTGATTTCAAAGATTGGAAGCTGATGAAGGATACAGTTACTATTGGAGAGGAGCTTATGCCGCATCGAACTCCAGCAAATATCTCAAGTGATACTCAAGGGGAAGTGATCGGTGAAAGCAGTGAAGGTGCGACAGCTGGTAACCTAACAACACCGATTAGGAAGTTATCAAGGAACCGAAGTCCAATCAAACAAGAAGATTCAGTGATAGAAGACTCACCGGAAAATGTCAACTCTAACTTGAGTGAAGCTGCCATACGAAAGGGTAAGCGCAAACTTCGATGA